CGCCCCCGGCGACCTCGTAGACCCGCCGCCACAGAATTCCCACTTCGAGGTCGTTCTTGTCCTTGCAGGCGCCCTGGCAGGCCTTGCAGCCGGAGCAGAGGCTGGAGTCGAAGAAGAACCCGTATTGATGGACGCTCATGCCTTCACCACTTGAGCCATGATGGTGTGCTGGGCGTTGCCGAAAGCCAGAGCTGTCGGTCGGGCCGAGGTCAGGACGTTGATCGAGCCGTGCTCGTCGATGCCGGCCGGGCCCGGCCTCCACCAGGCGCCCTGCGGCAGAGCCACCACACCCGGCCGGATCTTGCGCGTCACCCGGCAAGCCACGAACACGGCCCCGCGGCCGTTGAAAACCTTGACCCGATCGCCGTCTCGGATTCCCCGGGCCTCGGCGTCGACCGGATGGATGGCCAGGCGGCGCGGAAAGGCCTCTTTCAGCCAAGCCACGTTATCCAGCGTGGAATGGGCGGTGGCCAGCGTGTGCGGCCCGACGACCTGGAGCGGCGCCGCCTTCGCCTCGGGCCCGAAGGGGTTCTCCCATTCGGGGACGTATTTCGGCACGGCCGGGATTTCATCCGGGCGGCCCATGTCGTGGAGCTTCTTGGAGAAGATCTCGATCCGGCCCGAAGGCGTCGGCAGGGGGTGCTTAATCGGGTCGCTCCGAAAATCGGCGAAGGCGATCGCGGGCTTCGTCACGGGCAGGGCGAAGACTCCGGCGTTGGACGCCTCAAACTCGTCAAGGGAAGGCAGCCCGGGGTATCGCGCCCGGCGGAGCTCGTCGATGGACCAGGCCGTCCAGCCGCGCTCGTCCCGGCCTTCGGTGTAAGCCTCGCCGAAGCCAAGCCGGACGGCGATGTCGGCGCATATGCGGAAATCGCTCTTGGCTTCGCCGGGCGGCTCCACGATCTTGGGCATCAGCAGGACTTCGTCACCGTATTTCCAGCCGTCGGCCACACCCCAAGTCTCGAACTGGGTGCAGGCCGGAAGGACGAGATCGGCGAAGCGGGCCGAAGACGTCAGGAAGTTGTCCTGCACGACGATGAACTCGAGGAGCTTTTCGTTCCGCAGGAGGGCTGCGGTCCGGTTGATGTCGGCGTGCTGGTTGAGGAGGATGTTGGAGGCGACGGCGTAGACCATCTTGATGTTCGTCGGCAGCCGGTCCGCGCCGATCAATCCGTCGGCGGCGGTCATCTTTTCGCCGCGAATGACGGCGTCGGCCCAGAGGAAAGCCGGAATCTGGGCTTTGACCGGATTGGGGCCGGACGGGAAAACGTTCCAGAGCGGTCCGCCGTCGGGCGCCTGCAGGCCCAAACCGCCCGCCCAGCCGCCCGAAATCCCGACGTTGCCGGTGATCGCGGCCAGGACGCAGCCGGCCCGGACGGCCTGTTCGCCGTAGGCCCGCCGCTGCAAGCCGTAGCCCTGGTAGAGCATGGCCGGTTTGGTTGAGGCGTATTCGCGGGCCAGGCGGGCGATGGTGCCGCGCGGGATGCCGCAGATGGGCTCCGCCCAGGCGGGCGTCTTGGGGACGCCGTCCCGGGTCCCGAGGATGTAGTCTTTATAGCTCTCCGCTCCTTCGGCCCCGGCTGGCATCTGGGTCTCGTCGAATCCAAGGCAATGGCTGCGGACGAAGGCCGTGTCATGCAGATTTCCTGCGATGATGACGTGGGCCATCGCTGAGAGCATCGCCGCGTCCGTGCCCGGCCGGATGGGAATCCACTCGTCGGCCAGGGCGGTGGCGCTTAAAGTCATCCGAGGATCCACGCAGACGATCCGGGCGCCGTTCTCTTTGGCTTGGCGGAGAAAATATTCGGAGTTCGTCCCGTCGCGCATCTCGCAGGGATTCCAGCCCCACATCAGGATATAGCGCGCGTGGACCCAGTCCTGGCGCTGGCTGCCGGTCGTGTTGGTGCCGTAGACCGTGGGTGTCGCGGCGGCCATGGCCGCCCAGGAGTAGTTGTTGTAGTAGCCGAGCGAGCCGCCGAACAGGTTCATCAGGCGCTGGGCCGTTTGGCGGCCGTTGATCTGGTTGTAGCTGCCCGTGCCGTAGGGAACGAAGATCGCGGCGTTGCCGTAGGCGGCTTTGATCCGCTTCAGCTGGGCGGCCATCGTGTTGAGGGCTTCGTCCCAGGAGATGGGCGCGAAAGATCCTTCGCCGCGCTTGCCGACCCGCTTGAGCGGATGGAGGAGACGGTCGGGATGGTATTGGCGGCGGCGGTAGAGCCGGCCCCGGATGCAGGCCCGCAGCTGGGGCGCCTCGATCCCGTCGCCGGCACGGTCGTCGCTTTCGATGCGGACGATGCGGCCCTTCTGGACAAAGACCTTTAGCAGACAGCGGCCGCCGCAGTTGTGCGAAGGGCAGCCGGTGCGGATCATCCGGATGTTGCCGGCGGCGGGGTCTTGGAGGCGGGGCGAACGGAGGGCGGGGGACGTGAGCTTGGGGGCGCCCTTGATTTTGAGCGAAAGCGCGCCGGTCCCGACGGCCGCTCCCCAGCCCAGAAAACGGCGCCTCTTCATCGGCGCCGTGTCGATGCGGCGGGGCAGGGGATTGTCGTCGGGCCGCGGATCCCGTCGGCGGGGGCTCATGCCGCGATTCTACCGGATTCCCGACTTAGCGTGAAGCGCCCGTACGCGGACTTTGCAGAGTTGACTCTTTCTGTCCGCCGCGATATCTTCCGGCCTGGATACATTCGTGGCGCCATACTCCCGATTTTCAAATCGGGGCTATAAGCGCCGCTCAGTATTAACCCTGTTAATACCCCGGGCTCGGCTTCCGCCCCGTCGGTTCGATGACGGGGTTGCGGTCCTCATTTGCGAATCTAATGAGGCCTGCAAAGACTGGGGTATCGAGCGGGTTTATTCCATCGAAGGCGGAGACATTGAACGATCCCCAGCTGATCGACCTAGAAGGACTTTTCGCCTATCCCGTCGACGCCGTGCGGCGGACGATCGAGGCTTTTCAAAGCGACATGGAGCGGGGCTTGAGCGGTGAGCCCAGCTCGCTCAAGATGCTTCCTGCCTATGTCGACAATCCCTCGGGGAACGAAAAGGGAGAGATTTTGGCCCTGGACCTGGGCGGCTCGAACTATCGCATCCTCCTGGTTCGGCTGGCCGGGGATGGCAGCGCTCCCGATGTGACCAGCCGCAAATACAGCCTCTCGCCCGAAGAGACGGACCGCAACGCGGAGACGCTGTTCGGCGCCCTGGCCCGCTCCATCAAAGCCTTTGCCGGCGAATTGGGCGTGGGCGGGGATCGGCCGCTCGGCTTCACCTTTTCGTTTCCCATTCGCCAGCCTTCCATCGACAGGGGCGAGCTGATCGTCTGGACCAAGGGCTGGTCGGCCGAGGGGGTGGTCGGAAACGACGTCGTCGGGCTTCTCAATGAAGCTATGGCCCGGGAGGGAGCGGCGCATATCCGCGTTGTCTCGCTGGACAACGATACGACGGGCACCCAGATGGCCCGCGCCTATCTCGATGCCGCCTGCGACGTCGGCTGCATTCTGGGCACGGGCACCAACATCTGCTACAGGGAGCGAACCGCCCGCATCCGCAAGCCGCTGGGGCCCTACGTCGGCGAGTCGATGATCGTCAACATGGAATCGGGAGGCTTCGACAAGGGCCTGCCCCGCAATCGCTTTGACGAGCGTCTCGACGCCGAAAGCGGGAATCCCGGCGCGCAATGGGAAGAGAAGATGGTCTCGGGCAAATACCTGGGCGAGCTCGTCCGGCTGGTTGTTGTCGAGCAGACGGCTCGAGGCTTGATGTTCGATGGCCGATTACCGAGTGTTTTCGCCGTCCGGGAGCGCTTCGGCAGCGAGCGGATCTGCGCGATCAAAGAAGACGCCACCGAAAACGCCGCCGGCGTCCGGGCCATTCTGGCCGAGCTGGGAACGCCGGGGGCTTCGATGCAGGATGCGGCGGCCGTGCGCAGCATCGCCTGGATCGTTTCCCGCCGGGCCGCCCGGATTGCCGCCGCCGGCCTGGCGGCGACCGTAACCTGGATGGATCCTGGCCTGGAGCGGGATCATACGATCGCCGTGGACGGTAGCGTCTTCGAGAAGCATCCGGGCTTTGCGGCCGGCATGGCCGCCGCCTTTCGCGAGATCCTGGGCCCTGGCGCGGCCCGCGTCCGGACGGCCCTGACCCACGACGGCTCGGGCCTCGGAGCCGCCATCATCGCCGCCGCGGCAAATACCGCCGCCGGGAAATAAAACATAGCAGCATGCCGGAAGAAATCGAGGTTGCCACGCTCCCTTCGGTCGCTCGCAATGACAACCCCGGATTGAGGGAAACCGCTGCCCTCTATTGAATCCCATGATTCCGGCTATAATACCCTCATGAACGAACTGATCGGCGGGGACATCCTCTATCGAAAATGGGACGCGGCGGGAACGCCCCGCGCCGTCCTTCTTCTCGTCCACGGCATGGGCGCCCACACCGCCCGCTGGGATTTCCTGGCTTCGTATCTCGCGGCCCGGGGGATCTCGTCCTATGCGATCGAGCTCCGGGGCTTCGGCCGTACGCCCGAGCGCCCGCGCGGCCATGTCGATTCGCCGCGCGTCTGGGAACGGGATATTCTGACCCTGCGCGAGATTATCGCCGCCGAGCATCCCGGCCTGAAAATATTCGCTCTCGGCGAAAGCCTGGGCTCCTTGATCGTGTTCAACCTGGCCGCAGCTTATCCCGAGGCGTTCGCCGGGCAGATCCTGATTTCGCCCAGCTTTAAGAACGGGATGAAGTTCCCGCTATCGTCCTATCTGACGCTCATCTGCTTCTATCTGTTCAATCCCCGCAAGACCGTCACCGTCCCCTTCACTTCGCAGATGTGCACTCGGGACGAAACATACGGCGCCGTGATGGACGCCAACCCCGACGAGCTGCGGGTGTCCAGCCTGAAGGTGCTCATGGACACCATGTCCGGCCAGAAGCGGGCTTTCAAAGCCGCGGCCTCCGCCTCCGTCCCCGCGCTCTTCCTCCTCTCCGGCAAGGACTACCTGGTCGATCCGCGAGCTTCGCGCAAGCTCTTCGGCCGCCTGACGATGACCGACAAGACCCTGATCGATTACCCCGAGATGCACCACGCCCTATCGATCGAGACCGGCCGGGAGCGCGTCTTCGACGACATGCTGGCCTGGCTGGGGTCGCGAGCTTGACGTGAAATACGTCCTGGCCATCGACCAGGGGACGACGGGCAGCCGGGCCATTGCCTACGACCGCAAAGGACGCTCGATCGTCACCGCCTACCGGGAGTTCCCGCAATACTTCCCCCGCCCCGGCTGGGTCGAACACAACCCGCGCGAAATTTGGGACAGCGTCCGGGAAACCGTCGAGGACGTCCTGCGCAACCTGCCGCCCGATTCCATCGCCGCCGTCGGCATCACCAACCAGCGAGAAACCACGATCATCTGGGACCGCAAGACAGGCCAGCCGGTCCATAACGCTATCGTCTGGCAGTGCCGCCGGACCGCGCCCCGTTGCGAGGCCCTGAACCGCGAGCGGGGGATGGCCGCGCTTGTCCGCCGCCGGACGGGGCTTCCGATCGACGCTTATTTCTCCGCCACCAAGATCGAGTGGTTGATCAAAAAGCTCGGCCTCCGCGCCCGGGCCCGCCGCGGCGAGCTCTGCTTCGGCACGACCGACACTTGGATCCTCTGGAAGCTCACCGGCGGCCGGGTCCATGCCACCGACCCGACCAACGCCTCGCGGACTATGCTCTACGACATCGATCATGGCCGCTTTGACGAGGACCTGCTTGGGGTCTTCGACGTTCCGGCGGCGCTGCTGCCGGATGTCCGGCCCTCGTCCGGCGAGTTTGGCCGGACCGTCCGCACGGGGGCCATCCCCGAAGGCATCCCGATCACGGGCATCGCAGGCGACCAGCAGGCCGCCCTGTTCGGCCAGGCCGGCTTCGCCCGTGGCGCCATCAAGGCCACCTACGGCACGGGTTGTTTCATCCTGCTCAACACCGGCCGGACGCGGACGGATTCCCGCCACGGCCTGCTGACGACCCTGGCCTGCGGCCCGGGCGGGCGGACCGTCTATGCTCTGGAAGGCTCGGTCTTTGTGGCCGGCGCGGCCATCCAATGGCTGCGGGACAAGCTGGGCCTGCTCAAGACGGCTGCGGACTCCCAGGGCCTGGCCGAGTCCGTTCCCGACAATGCGGGCGTCTATTTTGTCCCCGCTTTCGTCGGCCTAGGCGCGCCCTACTGGGACCCCGAAGCCCGGGGCACGATCGTCGGCTTGACCCGCGGTACCGAGCGCGGGCATATTGTGCGGGCGGCTCTGGAGGCGACGGCCTATGCGACGCGCGACGTCCTGGAAACGATGACCCGGGATTCGGGCCTGCGGGTTAAGGATCTTCGGGTCGACGGCGGG
The DNA window shown above is from Candidatus Aminicenantes bacterium and carries:
- a CDS encoding molybdopterin-dependent oxidoreductase produces the protein MSPRRRDPRPDDNPLPRRIDTAPMKRRRFLGWGAAVGTGALSLKIKGAPKLTSPALRSPRLQDPAAGNIRMIRTGCPSHNCGGRCLLKVFVQKGRIVRIESDDRAGDGIEAPQLRACIRGRLYRRRQYHPDRLLHPLKRVGKRGEGSFAPISWDEALNTMAAQLKRIKAAYGNAAIFVPYGTGSYNQINGRQTAQRLMNLFGGSLGYYNNYSWAAMAAATPTVYGTNTTGSQRQDWVHARYILMWGWNPCEMRDGTNSEYFLRQAKENGARIVCVDPRMTLSATALADEWIPIRPGTDAAMLSAMAHVIIAGNLHDTAFVRSHCLGFDETQMPAGAEGAESYKDYILGTRDGVPKTPAWAEPICGIPRGTIARLAREYASTKPAMLYQGYGLQRRAYGEQAVRAGCVLAAITGNVGISGGWAGGLGLQAPDGGPLWNVFPSGPNPVKAQIPAFLWADAVIRGEKMTAADGLIGADRLPTNIKMVYAVASNILLNQHADINRTAALLRNEKLLEFIVVQDNFLTSSARFADLVLPACTQFETWGVADGWKYGDEVLLMPKIVEPPGEAKSDFRICADIAVRLGFGEAYTEGRDERGWTAWSIDELRRARYPGLPSLDEFEASNAGVFALPVTKPAIAFADFRSDPIKHPLPTPSGRIEIFSKKLHDMGRPDEIPAVPKYVPEWENPFGPEAKAAPLQVVGPHTLATAHSTLDNVAWLKEAFPRRLAIHPVDAEARGIRDGDRVKVFNGRGAVFVACRVTRKIRPGVVALPQGAWWRPGPAGIDEHGSINVLTSARPTALAFGNAQHTIMAQVVKA
- a CDS encoding alpha/beta fold hydrolase, which gives rise to MNELIGGDILYRKWDAAGTPRAVLLLVHGMGAHTARWDFLASYLAARGISSYAIELRGFGRTPERPRGHVDSPRVWERDILTLREIIAAEHPGLKIFALGESLGSLIVFNLAAAYPEAFAGQILISPSFKNGMKFPLSSYLTLICFYLFNPRKTVTVPFTSQMCTRDETYGAVMDANPDELRVSSLKVLMDTMSGQKRAFKAAASASVPALFLLSGKDYLVDPRASRKLFGRLTMTDKTLIDYPEMHHALSIETGRERVFDDMLAWLGSRA
- the glpK gene encoding glycerol kinase GlpK, which produces MKYVLAIDQGTTGSRAIAYDRKGRSIVTAYREFPQYFPRPGWVEHNPREIWDSVRETVEDVLRNLPPDSIAAVGITNQRETTIIWDRKTGQPVHNAIVWQCRRTAPRCEALNRERGMAALVRRRTGLPIDAYFSATKIEWLIKKLGLRARARRGELCFGTTDTWILWKLTGGRVHATDPTNASRTMLYDIDHGRFDEDLLGVFDVPAALLPDVRPSSGEFGRTVRTGAIPEGIPITGIAGDQQAALFGQAGFARGAIKATYGTGCFILLNTGRTRTDSRHGLLTTLACGPGGRTVYALEGSVFVAGAAIQWLRDKLGLLKTAADSQGLAESVPDNAGVYFVPAFVGLGAPYWDPEARGTIVGLTRGTERGHIVRAALEATAYATRDVLETMTRDSGLRVKDLRVDGGGSANAFLCRFQAGVLGYPVLRPATIETTALGAAYLAGLAVGYWKDTAEIGRLWEMERRFAPEISRAEAARLYAGWKDAVRRALPPRRGPERSALRS